A region of Paenibacillus thiaminolyticus DNA encodes the following proteins:
- a CDS encoding ABC transporter permease, protein MTWMQAWKMAWRSILANKMRTLLTMLGIVIGVAAVIIMVSVGEGSAKQVQSQVASLGSNLISVTITGRGAVSSLTLEEALAFEDIDGVEAVSPFINGSVQAKAGTNNTNLQVEGITPEYEAVRDNHVESGRFILPIDVELYQRVAIIGADAAKTLFPQGNPLGQQLSLNGISFRIVGVMASKGSSLGGNNDNKIWVPLTRGERLLQSKGIRTVYVKFADAEQADSIMAELETRLSKKFRGSDDSYNVYNQADMLEALGSVTQTMTLLLAGIASISLLVGGIGIMNIMLVSVTERTREIGIRKSLGAKKRDIMQQFLLEAVTISSISGVLGIAAGLGGAYAGSKAMGIPFAVAPDMMWLSFTFSAAIGIVFGLFPANKAANLKPVDALRYD, encoded by the coding sequence GTGACATGGATGCAAGCATGGAAGATGGCCTGGCGCAGCATATTGGCGAATAAGATGCGCACGCTGCTGACGATGCTGGGCATCGTTATCGGAGTGGCCGCTGTCATTATCATGGTGTCGGTGGGAGAAGGCTCGGCCAAGCAAGTGCAATCCCAGGTAGCGAGTCTCGGGTCCAATCTGATCTCGGTCACGATAACGGGAAGGGGCGCAGTATCGTCGCTCACGTTAGAGGAGGCGCTGGCCTTCGAGGACATTGACGGCGTTGAGGCCGTCTCTCCGTTCATCAACGGCAGCGTCCAGGCGAAGGCGGGAACGAACAACACGAACCTGCAAGTAGAAGGCATTACGCCGGAATATGAAGCGGTCCGCGACAATCACGTGGAGAGCGGGCGCTTCATCCTCCCGATAGATGTCGAGCTCTATCAGCGGGTGGCCATCATCGGAGCGGATGCGGCGAAGACCTTGTTCCCGCAAGGGAATCCGCTTGGACAGCAGCTCTCGCTGAACGGAATCTCTTTCCGCATCGTTGGCGTCATGGCATCGAAAGGCAGCTCGCTGGGCGGAAACAATGACAATAAGATCTGGGTTCCGTTAACGAGAGGCGAGCGGCTCCTGCAGTCGAAAGGGATTCGGACAGTCTACGTCAAGTTCGCGGACGCGGAACAGGCCGATTCGATTATGGCGGAGCTGGAGACCCGATTATCTAAAAAATTCCGCGGGTCCGACGACAGCTACAACGTGTATAATCAGGCGGATATGCTCGAAGCGCTCGGAAGCGTAACCCAGACGATGACGCTGCTGCTAGCGGGAATCGCTTCAATCTCCCTGCTCGTCGGCGGTATCGGCATCATGAATATTATGCTCGTATCGGTGACGGAACGGACGCGCGAGATCGGCATCCGCAAGTCTCTTGGCGCGAAGAAGCGCGATATTATGCAGCAGTTCCTGCTGGAAGCCGTCACGATCAGCAGCATCAGCGGCGTGCTGGGCATTGCAGCCGGACTGGGCGGCGCGTATGCAGGGAGCAAAGCGATGGGCATTCCGTTCGCGGTCGCGCCTGACATGATGTGGCTGTCGTTCACTTTCTCCGCGGCGATCGGGATCGTGTTCGGCCTGTTCCCGGCGAACAAAGCCGCGAATTTGAAACCGGTCGACGCTCTGCGTTACGATTAA
- a CDS encoding ABC transporter ATP-binding protein, with translation MSKQAVIHIENMSKAYRMGGEEMLSLNGVNLTVYAGEMMAIIGPSGSGKSTLMNMMGCLDTPTSGTYWLDGQEVSKLSGNQLADIRNRKIGFIFQSFYLLPALTAMENVELPLIYRGMPAKKRHELAMQALTQVGLESKLNFLPRQLSGGQQQRVAIARALIGEPPVILADEPTGALDTKTGHEVLAIMKDLNRKGHTIVLITHDPDVAEEAGSVVRIQDGRIQVVRRFAP, from the coding sequence ATGAGCAAGCAGGCGGTCATACATATCGAGAACATGTCCAAGGCCTACCGGATGGGCGGCGAAGAGATGCTGTCTCTGAACGGGGTTAACCTGACCGTCTATGCGGGCGAGATGATGGCCATTATCGGGCCGTCCGGCTCCGGCAAATCGACGCTCATGAATATGATGGGCTGCCTCGATACGCCAACGAGCGGAACCTACTGGCTGGACGGCCAAGAGGTAAGCAAGTTATCCGGCAATCAACTGGCGGATATTCGCAACCGGAAGATCGGTTTTATTTTTCAGAGCTTTTACTTGCTGCCTGCGCTTACCGCGATGGAAAATGTGGAGCTTCCGCTTATTTACCGCGGCATGCCAGCCAAAAAAAGGCATGAATTGGCAATGCAGGCGCTTACGCAGGTCGGGCTGGAGAGCAAGCTGAATTTTTTGCCGCGGCAGCTGTCGGGCGGTCAGCAGCAGCGGGTCGCGATTGCGAGAGCGCTGATCGGAGAGCCGCCGGTCATCCTCGCAGACGAGCCGACCGGGGCATTGGATACGAAGACGGGACATGAGGTGCTCGCCATCATGAAGGATCTGAACCGGAAAGGCCACACTATCGTCTTGATTACCCACGATCCGGATGTGGCCGAGGAAGCCGGGAGCGTCGTGCGCATACAGGATGGGCGCATTCAAGTCGTAAGGAGGTTCGCCCCGTGA
- a CDS encoding efflux RND transporter periplasmic adaptor subunit produces the protein MRSKWKLLLTAVVVITLCMAGYYWWYKQPKTDQTAALPSMARVVKGDLEVTVSGSGTVSPSNTAEVRSGDAGKIDKILYDVGDRVEKGAVLATFEKEDLTNEIEKQEIQLQKKELEFENLKTKYKEAGEEARPSIAVEIENMKLDLALAQKELEQKRADQAKEKAIKAPISGTVTALNINEGSQLNQSGSIATIVDYTQLQAVIQVDEMDIPSIKLKQQAALTFDALADTSIEGTVSAIADEGTASGGVSVFDVTIQLSSSQGVKSGMSVQAQIDVNSKSDVLLVPIEAVTQRSGKSYVTVWADQAGGAGDEAPQQERPERQRESGAGQNQAGGADSANRTERPDGDAAAWAGRGQAGVPSAGAGKLTEVATGINNESYFEIVSGLKEGEMVILPTVRASANSSQQSSFGGMGGFGGSAGRNGSYPSGGTRIPDGATRMPAGGGR, from the coding sequence ATGCGATCCAAATGGAAGCTGCTGCTGACAGCCGTCGTTGTCATCACGCTATGTATGGCAGGATATTATTGGTGGTACAAGCAGCCGAAGACAGATCAAACCGCCGCTCTGCCGTCAATGGCGAGAGTGGTGAAGGGAGATTTGGAGGTAACCGTAAGCGGCTCGGGTACGGTCTCGCCCAGCAATACCGCGGAGGTGAGGTCGGGAGACGCGGGCAAGATTGATAAAATATTGTACGATGTCGGCGACCGGGTCGAGAAAGGAGCGGTGCTTGCGACATTCGAAAAAGAAGATCTGACGAACGAAATCGAGAAGCAGGAGATTCAGCTTCAGAAGAAGGAACTGGAGTTCGAAAATCTGAAAACAAAGTATAAAGAAGCGGGTGAGGAAGCGAGACCGTCCATCGCGGTCGAAATTGAAAACATGAAGCTGGATCTCGCCCTGGCGCAAAAGGAATTGGAGCAGAAGCGGGCCGATCAGGCCAAGGAAAAGGCAATCAAGGCTCCGATCAGCGGCACCGTGACGGCGTTGAACATTAACGAAGGCTCGCAATTGAACCAAAGCGGCTCGATAGCGACAATTGTGGATTATACGCAGCTTCAGGCCGTGATTCAAGTCGATGAAATGGATATACCGAGCATCAAGCTGAAGCAACAGGCGGCGTTGACATTCGACGCGCTGGCGGACACGTCGATCGAAGGAACAGTAAGCGCGATTGCCGATGAAGGCACGGCTTCCGGCGGGGTATCCGTATTCGATGTCACGATTCAATTATCGTCTAGCCAAGGGGTCAAAAGCGGGATGTCGGTCCAGGCCCAGATCGACGTGAACAGCAAGTCAGATGTACTGCTAGTGCCGATCGAAGCGGTTACCCAGCGCAGCGGCAAGTCGTATGTCACGGTCTGGGCGGACCAAGCCGGCGGTGCAGGCGACGAAGCGCCGCAGCAGGAACGGCCGGAACGGCAGCGCGAGTCGGGAGCGGGGCAGAATCAAGCCGGCGGAGCGGATAGCGCCAATAGAACGGAGCGTCCTGACGGAGATGCGGCCGCTTGGGCCGGCCGGGGTCAGGCGGGCGTTCCGAGTGCAGGCGCCGGCAAGTTAACCGAGGTGGCGACGGGGATTAATAATGAAAGCTATTTTGAAATCGTCAGCGGCTTGAAGGAAGGGGAGATGGTCATCTTGCCTACCGTTCGCGCATCCGCGAACAGCAGCCAACAATCCTCGTTCGGGGGAATGGGCGGCTTCGGCGGCAGCGCCGGAAGAAACGGAAGCTACCCGAGCGGCGGCACCCGCATACCTGACGGCGCCACCCGCATGCCTGCAGGGGGCGGCCGATGA
- a CDS encoding phosphatidylinositol-specific phospholipase C: protein MKKIILYSILAISMLGVHAQPASAHWHPGYSHDATIGYHNPNWMSLIRDDARLSDLSIPGTHDSMAYRTNQPATDHVYTQSMPLNTQLNSGIRFLDIRCRYVDGSFSLHHGSYYLDAMFGDVLYEVTDFFKRNPSETVLMRIKQEHSSVPDRVFNDTLQRYIDSYPGFFWDSKNGSITNPTLGEMRGKIVILRNVAGSNIGIDYAHQFDIQDNYTVSTNWDLYQKWLDVKKQLQKANESHQKGSQTKFINYLSGGNIAYPYFVASGHSSPGTSAPRLATGLTTPGWSDSYPDFPRTDCFLGICTIAFEGTNVLTTDYIANNNVKYTGIVAADFPGKGLIENIIRANKSLLK, encoded by the coding sequence ATGAAGAAGATCATTCTCTACTCCATTCTTGCAATTTCGATGCTGGGAGTTCATGCGCAGCCTGCGTCCGCACATTGGCATCCTGGATATTCTCATGACGCAACCATAGGATATCACAATCCAAACTGGATGAGCTTGATTCGAGATGATGCTAGATTAAGTGATTTATCCATTCCAGGCACCCATGACAGCATGGCTTACCGGACGAATCAGCCTGCAACTGACCATGTGTATACTCAATCTATGCCGCTCAACACGCAATTAAATTCCGGAATTCGCTTTTTGGACATTCGTTGCCGTTATGTTGACGGTTCGTTTTCGCTACATCATGGTTCCTACTATTTAGATGCCATGTTCGGGGACGTATTGTATGAAGTTACTGACTTTTTTAAGCGCAATCCGAGCGAAACGGTTCTGATGCGCATCAAACAAGAACACAGTTCTGTTCCCGACCGCGTGTTCAATGATACTCTTCAGAGATATATCGATAGCTATCCTGGCTTTTTTTGGGACAGCAAAAACGGCTCGATAACCAACCCTACTCTAGGAGAGATGAGAGGAAAAATTGTTATCCTCCGTAACGTTGCCGGGTCGAATATCGGTATCGATTATGCGCATCAATTTGATATTCAAGATAATTATACGGTCTCAACGAATTGGGATTTATACCAAAAATGGCTGGATGTAAAAAAACAATTGCAGAAGGCCAATGAAAGCCATCAAAAAGGATCTCAAACCAAATTCATCAATTATTTAAGCGGCGGGAATATCGCGTATCCCTACTTTGTTGCAAGCGGGCACAGCAGCCCAGGAACATCGGCTCCCCGGCTTGCTACGGGGCTGACTACTCCCGGCTGGTCAGATTCCTATCCGGATTTCCCCAGAACGGATTGCTTCCTCGGGATATGCACCATTGCATTTGAAGGGACTAATGTTTTGACAACGGATTATATAGCAAATAACAATGTTAAGTATACCGGCATTGTTGCTGCAGATTTTCCGGGAAAAGGATTGATTGAAAATATTATTCGGGCGAATAAGAGCCTATTAAAATAA
- a CDS encoding transposase, translated as MNEYANSLKKTLTSLIREMAAAPAPYVKNPEKDFTRKKKLPFETVMQLLISMGGNSLYKELLESQGYDVNTATTSAFVQQRNKVLPSAVEFLFHAFTQSVTDIKDYRGYRLLAVDGSDLHIATDSADTDTYFQSQPNTKGYNLLHLNAAYDLCNRLYVDAIVQPRRLCNEGRALAAMVHRSPIKGKTIVIADRGYESYNNFAHLERKGWNYVIRVKDLDSNGILSGLRLPSSGEFDRNVHLTLTKKTNQRGQG; from the coding sequence ATGAATGAGTATGCGAATTCGCTAAAAAAAACGCTGACATCCCTCATACGAGAAATGGCAGCCGCACCAGCTCCTTATGTCAAAAACCCTGAAAAAGATTTTACCCGAAAGAAAAAGCTGCCCTTTGAAACGGTGATGCAACTCCTGATCTCCATGGGAGGGAACAGCCTATATAAGGAACTTTTGGAATCACAAGGCTATGACGTAAACACCGCAACCACTTCCGCTTTTGTCCAACAGAGGAATAAAGTGCTGCCGTCTGCTGTGGAATTCTTGTTTCACGCATTTACGCAATCGGTTACGGATATCAAGGACTACCGAGGGTATCGGCTACTTGCCGTTGACGGTTCGGATTTGCATATCGCAACTGACTCTGCGGACACGGACACCTATTTTCAAAGTCAACCGAACACGAAAGGCTATAACCTTCTGCATTTGAACGCTGCCTATGACTTGTGCAACAGACTGTACGTGGATGCCATTGTTCAGCCACGAAGGTTATGCAACGAGGGAAGGGCGCTGGCTGCTATGGTTCACCGTTCTCCAATCAAGGGCAAAACCATTGTGATTGCCGATAGAGGTTATGAAAGTTACAACAATTTCGCGCATCTTGAACGCAAAGGGTGGAACTATGTCATACGGGTAAAGGATTTGGATTCCAATGGTATTCTTTCGGGCTTGCGTTTGCCCTCTAGCGGAGAGTTTGATAGGAACGTTCATCTGACACTCACCAAAAAAACAAACCAAAGAGGTCAAGGCTAA
- a CDS encoding transposase: MPRFTSSFLPRQPLIFLDLHENLFYPISFRVVRFVLPSGAFETVITNLTATDFPPGEIMSMYNMRWGIETSFRALKYTVGLTNFHAKKRESITQEIFARMILYNFAEMITSHVVISQMEKRHPYQVNFTVAVHV; the protein is encoded by the coding sequence ATCCCGAGATTTACAAGTTCGTTCCTTCCACGTCAACCTTTGATTTTTTTGGATTTGCATGAGAACTTGTTTTACCCGATTTCCTTTCGGGTGGTTCGTTTCGTCCTGCCGAGTGGCGCTTTTGAGACCGTCATTACGAATCTTACCGCCACGGATTTCCCACCGGGTGAAATCATGTCAATGTATAACATGCGATGGGGCATTGAAACCTCATTCCGGGCATTAAAGTACACTGTCGGTCTGACGAATTTTCATGCAAAGAAACGAGAGTCCATCACCCAGGAGATATTCGCAAGAATGATCCTGTACAATTTCGCTGAAATGATAACCTCGCACGTCGTCATTTCCCAAATGGAGAAACGGCACCCCTATCAAGTTAACTTCACGGTTGCCGTTCACGTGTAG
- a CDS encoding RNA polymerase sigma factor translates to MSSEALVQENQRSMFEMFYERVYSTAYMIIKDSHLAQDITQETFMKAFTQIHTLHDHSKLGAWLQSIAARTSLDYLRKRNRWNDIASEDTVLDIELAKDFDSQLSVEQKVELKIIVDEIYSYLKKLKPEYRKVIILKYIHHMKNAEIAAATNANESTVKTRLKRAKAILRKSMGTCCD, encoded by the coding sequence ATGTCCTCGGAAGCACTGGTGCAAGAAAATCAACGCTCGATGTTCGAAATGTTCTATGAACGCGTCTATTCTACGGCGTATATGATTATCAAAGACAGCCATTTGGCTCAGGATATCACACAAGAAACATTTATGAAAGCCTTTACGCAAATTCATACATTGCATGATCACAGCAAGCTGGGCGCATGGCTGCAATCGATCGCGGCAAGAACCTCGCTCGATTATTTGCGCAAGCGTAACCGGTGGAATGATATCGCGTCCGAAGATACGGTTCTCGATATCGAATTAGCCAAAGACTTCGATAGTCAGTTGTCGGTGGAACAAAAGGTAGAGCTGAAGATCATTGTCGACGAGATCTATTCTTATCTGAAAAAGCTGAAGCCGGAGTACCGTAAGGTGATCATCCTCAAGTATATCCATCATATGAAAAATGCGGAGATTGCCGCCGCCACCAATGCGAACGAGAGCACGGTCAAAACGCGCTTGAAGCGGGCCAAGGCGATTTTGCGGAAGAGCATGGGAACATGCTGCGACTAG
- a CDS encoding GNAT family N-acetyltransferase: MSGVFTFQEFPRLQTERFLLRAMEERDCSDIMDLYSDEEVVRYTPLEPFQSLQDVIREWNWHQSIFAEQSGVRWVIEDTSSAKVIGTCGFLQYEKTHRRVELGYDLAPPYWGRGVMTEVAQRVLAFGFRDIGVNRVEAKIDPENIASERLLLRLGFQKEGVMRQQEFEKGRYVDIAMYSLLRNEYEAH, from the coding sequence ATGAGTGGAGTTTTTACATTTCAGGAATTTCCCCGCTTGCAGACGGAGCGGTTTCTATTACGGGCCATGGAGGAACGGGATTGCAGCGACATTATGGACCTTTACTCGGATGAGGAAGTGGTCCGTTACACGCCGCTGGAACCGTTCCAATCGCTTCAGGATGTCATACGGGAATGGAATTGGCACCAGAGTATATTCGCTGAACAGAGCGGAGTGCGCTGGGTTATTGAGGATACATCATCTGCCAAAGTTATCGGGACATGCGGTTTTCTTCAATATGAAAAGACGCATCGCCGAGTGGAGCTTGGCTACGATCTGGCGCCTCCATATTGGGGGCGTGGAGTCATGACGGAGGTCGCGCAGCGTGTCCTGGCGTTCGGCTTCCGCGATATCGGCGTGAATCGGGTCGAAGCGAAAATTGATCCGGAAAATATCGCATCTGAGCGATTATTGCTCCGGCTCGGTTTTCAAAAAGAAGGCGTGATGAGGCAACAGGAGTTCGAAAAGGGAAGATACGTCGATATCGCCATGTACTCGCTACTAAGAAATGAATATGAAGCGCATTGA
- a CDS encoding aminoacyl-tRNA deacylase produces the protein MNAYEMKIKEYMSLHHIQAEHLVLEQSCHSVQEAAIAVQGSAEQFVKNICMIDEQNRFIVAIVKGEDRASTTRVGKALEIVKPRLANETEVLERTGYPAGGVPSFGFDALFLIDPKVTEQDVVYTGGGSPHSLIKLAVTELLRASGGEVVRVRK, from the coding sequence ATGAATGCGTATGAAATGAAAATTAAAGAGTATATGTCCCTGCATCATATCCAAGCCGAGCATCTCGTCCTGGAGCAATCCTGTCACTCCGTTCAGGAGGCGGCCATCGCCGTTCAGGGCTCAGCCGAACAATTCGTCAAGAACATCTGTATGATTGACGAACAGAACCGGTTCATCGTCGCGATTGTCAAAGGCGAAGACAGAGCGAGCACGACGAGAGTCGGCAAAGCGTTGGAAATCGTCAAGCCGCGGCTCGCGAATGAGACGGAGGTGCTGGAGCGGACAGGGTATCCGGCCGGCGGGGTGCCGTCGTTCGGATTCGATGCGTTGTTCCTGATCGATCCCAAGGTTACCGAGCAGGACGTGGTATACACGGGAGGCGGATCTCCTCATTCCCTGATTAAGCTAGCTGTAACCGAATTGCTGCGCGCAAGCGGAGGAGAAGTAGTGAGAGTGCGGAAATAG
- a CDS encoding VOC family protein codes for MITRFHHAQITIPRGEEEQAKAFYCGVLQLKEIAKPDSLAGRGGFWIQVGTQELHIGTEDGVDRSVTKAHLAYQVQDIDSMRERLLSNGITILESVPIPGYERFEFRDPFGNRVEFIQPN; via the coding sequence ATGATTACCCGCTTCCATCATGCCCAGATTACGATACCGAGAGGCGAAGAAGAACAAGCCAAAGCTTTCTATTGCGGCGTGCTGCAGTTAAAGGAAATCGCCAAGCCCGACTCTTTAGCCGGAAGAGGGGGATTTTGGATCCAAGTCGGCACGCAGGAGCTGCATATCGGGACCGAAGATGGCGTCGATCGTTCAGTGACCAAAGCCCACCTGGCGTATCAGGTGCAGGACATCGATTCGATGAGAGAGCGATTACTTAGCAATGGGATTACAATTCTGGAATCGGTTCCGATTCCGGGATATGAACGGTTCGAATTCCGGGATCCGTTCGGCAACCGAGTTGAATTTATTCAACCTAATTAA
- a CDS encoding GNAT family N-acetyltransferase, which produces METYENLMFQPICEEDVAGLTEIMTRAFDTDTKQFLGCEKGGPEGYDTGEFIRRWALHSPTHSYKVALDDKVIGAVIVWINENNENVLGCIFLDPLLENRGIGLTIWRYIEQKYPDTKKWMTETPGYSKRNHHFYVNKCGFKIVKIQNPMSREDVCYILEKEM; this is translated from the coding sequence ATGGAAACGTATGAAAATTTGATGTTTCAACCTATTTGTGAAGAAGATGTGGCCGGTTTGACAGAAATTATGACACGCGCCTTTGACACGGATACGAAGCAATTTCTGGGCTGTGAAAAGGGAGGTCCTGAAGGATATGACACCGGCGAATTTATAAGACGTTGGGCGCTCCATTCACCGACTCACTCCTATAAGGTCGCATTGGATGACAAGGTGATAGGAGCGGTCATTGTGTGGATTAACGAAAACAATGAAAACGTTTTAGGGTGTATATTTCTTGATCCCTTGTTGGAGAATCGCGGAATTGGGCTTACGATATGGAGATACATAGAGCAGAAGTACCCAGACACGAAAAAATGGATGACGGAAACTCCCGGATATTCCAAAAGAAATCATCATTTTTATGTCAATAAATGCGGATTTAAAATTGTGAAAATCCAAAATCCGATGAGCCGGGAGGATGTGTGCTATATTCTGGAAAAAGAAATGTAG
- a CDS encoding Hsp20/alpha crystallin family protein yields MSEASKGTMDWKKFEQFFGTNFPFVDKNSGKLTDNWVENYVQRILKNVPGVSNTNQALSHEIFQTHHFVFIKIKVPDSIRERDMQVSVSSNQLKIEGLPENQSFVVQLPVLVKARECRASYKDGVLQIKVRKNDDDLDFYNVGIRYE; encoded by the coding sequence TTGAGCGAAGCATCAAAAGGTACAATGGATTGGAAGAAATTCGAACAATTTTTTGGCACAAATTTTCCTTTTGTAGATAAGAACAGCGGGAAACTCACGGATAATTGGGTCGAAAACTATGTGCAACGGATTTTGAAGAACGTCCCTGGAGTATCGAATACAAACCAAGCGTTGAGTCATGAAATCTTTCAGACCCATCATTTTGTATTTATCAAAATTAAAGTTCCCGATTCGATTAGGGAAAGAGATATGCAGGTATCGGTAAGTTCCAATCAGCTTAAAATCGAGGGCTTGCCGGAAAATCAATCATTTGTAGTCCAACTCCCCGTATTAGTCAAGGCCCGGGAATGCAGAGCTAGCTATAAAGACGGTGTATTGCAAATTAAAGTGAGGAAAAATGATGATGACTTGGATTTCTATAATGTAGGTATTCGCTATGAATAA
- a CDS encoding spore germination protein GerPB: MNLIVHQSITIQNLCVNTISNSSVLQIGSAGVIQPLSNPPSAPEPVQSVQEAAETGTSLVPLPPPA; the protein is encoded by the coding sequence ATGAACCTGATTGTCCACCAAAGTATTACGATTCAAAACCTATGTGTGAACACGATATCCAATTCTTCTGTATTGCAAATCGGCAGTGCAGGGGTGATTCAACCGCTATCCAATCCACCTAGCGCTCCCGAACCGGTCCAATCGGTTCAGGAAGCCGCTGAAACGGGCACTTCTTTGGTCCCTTTGCCACCCCCGGCTTGA
- the gerPC gene encoding spore germination protein GerPC yields the protein MMNHASHECNHYWNQLHTYIQWQASKIDNLEKKLEEVNKELAGLQNKKPISIDKIEYRFDQLKIENLNGTLVIGVTPEGVKSIEDMAAQGCNWTHSANDKSSDLHRSVSKIIDQYVDSSVPDLIDSTAKLHQTMVNHEYRQHMISDLKKQMNGRIQYYMGQMDEYSANHPALARDQIVDKVKNDIHIAIDKHIGTITKGAQHPHANDSH from the coding sequence ATGATGAATCATGCTTCACATGAATGTAACCATTACTGGAATCAACTTCATACTTATATTCAGTGGCAAGCAAGTAAAATTGACAATTTAGAGAAAAAGCTCGAGGAAGTAAATAAAGAACTTGCTGGCCTACAAAATAAAAAACCAATATCGATTGACAAAATCGAGTATCGCTTTGACCAGTTAAAGATAGAAAATCTGAATGGAACATTAGTGATCGGGGTTACTCCGGAAGGGGTGAAATCTATCGAGGATATGGCGGCCCAGGGGTGCAACTGGACACACAGCGCTAACGATAAATCTTCCGACCTTCATCGTTCCGTCTCCAAAATCATTGACCAGTATGTTGACAGCAGCGTCCCGGATCTCATTGATTCCACTGCCAAATTACACCAAACGATGGTAAACCACGAGTATCGCCAACATATGATCAGTGATCTAAAAAAACAAATGAATGGCCGAATTCAGTACTATATGGGTCAAATGGATGAATATTCGGCAAATCACCCGGCACTTGCTAGAGATCAAATCGTAGATAAGGTAAAAAATGATATCCATATTGCCATCGATAAACATATCGGAACGATAACGAAGGGAGCGCAGCATCCTCATGCAAATGACAGTCATTAA
- a CDS encoding spore germination protein GerPE yields MRISCVQMLRVDSISLSSILLVGDALRVKSNSKDLIIQSKAPFYLGPDRDFSEFPIFAKEIPETKAPVHIQMNVRNESKCIKVREIDVNSAADSSVIQIGSTCSLACESRIKNIKES; encoded by the coding sequence ATGAGGATTTCATGCGTGCAGATGCTCCGGGTGGACAGTATTTCATTGAGTTCCATCCTTCTTGTTGGAGATGCCCTAAGGGTAAAATCGAATTCAAAAGATTTAATCATCCAAAGTAAGGCTCCCTTCTACCTGGGACCCGACAGAGATTTTAGCGAGTTTCCGATCTTTGCCAAAGAGATTCCTGAAACAAAGGCGCCTGTCCACATCCAAATGAACGTGAGGAACGAATCGAAGTGTATAAAAGTAAGGGAGATAGACGTAAATTCAGCAGCAGACTCATCGGTTATTCAAATTGGATCAACCTGTTCGCTTGCGTGTGAATCACGAATAAAAAATATTAAAGAGTCCTAA
- a CDS encoding spore germination protein, with amino-acid sequence MPSIVGNIKVVSVTSGGVVQIGDSIQVSPASTSKSYGGAGSFNTGDFMNANSAASATNTIDPDVADSNIPSAGNRGVV; translated from the coding sequence ATGCCCTCCATTGTTGGAAACATTAAAGTCGTCAGCGTTACATCAGGCGGAGTTGTTCAAATTGGCGATTCGATACAAGTATCACCAGCGAGCACCTCGAAAAGTTACGGCGGTGCAGGATCATTTAATACAGGCGATTTTATGAACGCCAACAGTGCCGCAAGTGCTACAAATACAATAGATCCTGATGTAGCAGACTCGAATATTCCATCTGCTGGCAACAGAGGGGTCGTATAG
- a CDS encoding hydrogenase maturation protease: MMNVLVLGIGNRLMRDDGIGVYVVEALQDQMTDQRIRFMAGETDLDYCLNVIAGAELLIIVDAAVSGNKAGEVSLFPLDRFQAQERGISAHNLHLFHMIPIVYPDVQTCVIGIEADQIDFGLEMSAALADQFQRIVEYTASFIYFCMHVYSVRSNKND; this comes from the coding sequence ATGATGAACGTGCTCGTGCTAGGCATCGGCAACCGGTTGATGAGGGATGACGGAATTGGAGTGTACGTCGTTGAAGCGCTGCAAGATCAGATGACGGATCAACGAATCAGATTCATGGCAGGCGAGACGGATCTTGACTATTGTCTGAACGTGATCGCGGGTGCGGAGCTCCTCATCATCGTCGACGCTGCGGTTAGCGGAAATAAGGCCGGTGAAGTTTCGTTATTCCCGTTAGACCGCTTCCAAGCACAGGAACGAGGCATTTCAGCGCATAATCTTCATTTGTTTCATATGATTCCAATAGTGTACCCCGATGTTCAGACATGCGTTATCGGAATCGAGGCCGATCAGATTGACTTCGGGCTGGAAATGAGCGCAGCGTTGGCTGACCAGTTTCAGCGTATCGTGGAATATACGGCCAGCTTCATATATTTTTGCATGCATGTGTATTCAGTCCGGTCCAATAAAAATGATTGA